A single genomic interval of Candidatus Omnitrophota bacterium harbors:
- a CDS encoding F0F1 ATP synthase subunit delta, protein MLVISLIFFQVLIFVGMIFVLKRIMTQNVVLATKHLEEMNQEYVKKEELVARQLEEAKEESQSMINKARQEAETMKSKIVNDASAESEKAINEARKKSSEIISQADKTREHLILEIDDRVAKSAIDKAAELIHRTLPDKFRKGIHSQWVRDLIDNGFSSVERLNIQKDIKDVRIVSAFEIESDERRDLVKKIKSILGREAEMKEEVDPKIVAGIVIRIGNLVLDGSLKNKIQEQAKNAKHAVGE, encoded by the coding sequence ATGCTCGTTATCTCGCTCATATTTTTCCAGGTGCTCATATTCGTCGGTATGATATTCGTCCTGAAGCGTATAATGACCCAGAACGTAGTCCTGGCAACGAAACACCTTGAGGAGATGAACCAGGAGTACGTGAAGAAAGAGGAGCTCGTTGCGAGGCAGCTTGAAGAGGCAAAAGAAGAGTCGCAAAGCATGATAAACAAGGCCAGGCAGGAAGCGGAGACGATGAAGTCGAAGATAGTGAATGACGCCAGCGCCGAGAGCGAGAAGGCCATAAACGAGGCGCGCAAAAAGAGCAGCGAGATCATAAGCCAGGCAGACAAGACGCGGGAGCACCTGATACTTGAGATCGACGACAGGGTGGCCAAAAGCGCCATAGACAAGGCGGCGGAACTGATACACCGCACCCTCCCCGATAAGTTCCGTAAGGGTATACATTCCCAGTGGGTCAGGGACCTTATAGATAACGGATTCAGCAGCGTGGAACGCCTTAATATCCAGAAGGATATCAAGGACGTCAGGATCGTCTCAGCTTTTGAGATAGAGAGCGACGAGCGCAGGGACCTCGTAAAGAAGATAAAGAGCATACTGGGCCGCGAGGCCGAAATGAAGGAAGAGGTCGACCCGAAGATAGTCGCCGGGATCGTGATCCGCATAGGAAACCTTGTTTTGGACGGGAGCTTAAAGAACAAGATCCAGGAACAGGCCAAGAATGCCAAACACGCAGTCGGTGAATAA
- a CDS encoding F0F1 ATP synthase subunit alpha produces MPNTQSVNKGPATTFEIREVGEVQSVKKFIVIARGLPSCINGQIVEFSNGTLGLVMGFTEDKVQILVLGDASRIRAGEEIYNKGKSLNIPVSDGFVGRIVNALCQPLDGGSPIEAKDYYPLFKVAPGVMERVPVKETLETGTLILDAIIPIAKGQRQLLIGDRLTGKTTVAVDAILNQKGKNVVCIYCCIGKPYSSLLKIMDTFRENNAFDFTVVVSGVASVPVGEQYLAPYTACAIGEYFMNKGRDVLVIFDDLTKHAWIYRQISLLLERAPGREAYPGDIFYIHSQLVERAGYLKPELGGGSMTFFPIVEILQGDVTGYIPTNLISMTDGQLYFSTTLFNKGIKPAIDFGLSVSRIGNKAQWPVMKGLSKSLRLEYLQYKELVQMTQLHATGLSKEAEAKLRRGDAINQLIVQDKNKPVSMEGEILYLYALNSGILDALSTTQINQFKRDILEFVSKRSPEFCAKVRETKEMPDDLKMKVEESLKMYLKMAIK; encoded by the coding sequence ATGCCAAACACGCAGTCGGTGAATAAAGGGCCGGCAACTACTTTCGAGATAAGGGAAGTAGGCGAGGTCCAATCCGTAAAGAAGTTCATTGTCATAGCCAGGGGGCTCCCCTCCTGCATAAACGGCCAGATAGTCGAATTCTCGAACGGCACGCTCGGGCTGGTCATGGGCTTCACCGAGGATAAGGTCCAGATACTCGTCCTCGGGGACGCCTCCAGGATACGCGCGGGGGAGGAGATCTACAATAAAGGCAAATCCCTGAATATACCGGTATCGGACGGTTTTGTAGGGCGTATAGTGAACGCGCTCTGCCAGCCGCTTGACGGCGGAAGCCCGATAGAGGCGAAGGATTATTATCCTCTCTTCAAGGTGGCGCCCGGCGTCATGGAGCGCGTCCCCGTCAAGGAGACGCTCGAGACAGGCACCCTTATACTCGACGCCATCATACCTATAGCCAAGGGACAGCGCCAGCTCCTCATAGGGGACCGCCTCACCGGCAAGACGACCGTCGCCGTAGACGCCATACTGAACCAGAAGGGGAAGAATGTCGTCTGTATCTACTGCTGTATAGGCAAACCGTATTCATCCCTCCTCAAGATAATGGATACCTTCCGGGAAAATAACGCCTTCGACTTCACCGTAGTCGTAAGCGGCGTGGCGTCAGTCCCGGTAGGGGAACAGTACCTTGCCCCTTATACCGCCTGCGCGATCGGCGAGTATTTTATGAATAAAGGCAGGGATGTCCTCGTTATATTCGACGACCTGACGAAACATGCCTGGATATACAGGCAGATATCGCTCCTCCTTGAGAGGGCGCCCGGCAGGGAGGCATATCCCGGGGATATCTTCTACATACACTCGCAGCTGGTCGAGCGCGCCGGATACCTTAAACCGGAACTGGGCGGCGGCTCCATGACCTTCTTCCCTATAGTCGAGATACTCCAGGGCGACGTCACCGGCTATATCCCGACGAACCTGATATCGATGACGGACGGCCAGCTCTATTTTTCGACGACGCTCTTCAATAAAGGCATCAAACCGGCCATCGACTTCGGCCTGTCGGTGTCGCGTATCGGAAATAAGGCGCAGTGGCCGGTCATGAAGGGGCTCAGCAAATCGTTACGTCTCGAGTACTTGCAGTACAAAGAGCTTGTCCAGATGACGCAGCTGCACGCTACGGGGCTCTCGAAGGAGGCGGAGGCGAAACTCCGGCGGGGCGATGCCATAAACCAGCTCATCGTCCAGGACAAGAATAAGCCCGTATCGATGGAGGGGGAGATCCTTTATCTTTACGCGCTCAACTCCGGCATCCTCGACGCCCTCTCGACCACGCAGATAAACCAGTTCAAGAGAGATATACTCGAATTCGTCAGCAAGCGTTCCCCGGAATTCTGCGCCAAGGTCCGGGAGACGAAGGAGATGCCTGACGACCTGAAGATGAAAGTGGAAGAGTCCCTGAAGATGTACCTAAAGATGGCGATAAAGTAA
- a CDS encoding ATP synthase F0 subunit C, giving the protein MSRNIALIIIFGLCMLGPCAVFAASSYASINALGRNPSSAPKIFTAMILALVFSEALAIIAILVVFQLFSAV; this is encoded by the coding sequence TTGAGCCGTAATATAGCCCTCATAATAATATTCGGCCTGTGCATGCTGGGTCCGTGCGCGGTCTTTGCCGCCAGCAGTTACGCCAGCATAAACGCTCTCGGGAGGAATCCGTCGAGCGCCCCAAAGATATTCACAGCTATGATCCTTGCCCTCGTCTTCTCCGAAGCCCTCGCGATAATCGCCATACTGGTAGTATTCCAGCTCTTCAGCGCCGTATGA